A genome region from Candidatus Manganitrophaceae bacterium includes the following:
- a CDS encoding DUF502 domain-containing protein produces MAKITGTAPPPPGKAPKPAKKNTLFNLLRRYFITGLLVVVPIWGTYLILKALFLTMDGVLGDFMKTQELFYVPGFGIIILLLLIITAGVFTTNIFGKKMLQLWEKLLHQLPLVSNVYSLVKSIVNTLSFQSREMNNFNRVVLIEYPRKECYTIAFVTAEIKGEIHRISSGKVLSVFVPTVPNPISGYILLLPEAELIPLAVTVEEAMKMIFSVGLYMPTLTVDESETSVMMEEGSG; encoded by the coding sequence ATGGCAAAGATAACGGGGACGGCCCCTCCCCCCCCTGGCAAAGCGCCCAAACCGGCAAAGAAAAATACCCTTTTTAACCTACTCCGGCGATACTTTATTACCGGCCTCCTGGTGGTGGTCCCGATCTGGGGCACCTATCTCATCCTGAAAGCCCTCTTCCTTACGATGGACGGGGTCTTGGGTGACTTCATGAAAACACAGGAGCTCTTCTATGTCCCCGGATTTGGCATCATTATTTTATTGCTCCTCATCATTACCGCCGGAGTCTTTACAACCAATATTTTCGGAAAGAAGATGCTCCAGCTCTGGGAGAAACTACTCCACCAACTTCCCCTGGTCAGCAATGTCTATTCTCTTGTGAAATCGATCGTCAACACCCTTTCCTTCCAGAGCCGGGAAATGAACAATTTCAATCGTGTTGTTCTCATAGAATATCCAAGAAAGGAATGCTATACCATTGCCTTCGTCACGGCGGAAATAAAGGGAGAGATCCATCGTATCTCTTCAGGTAAAGTCTTGAGTGTTTTTGTCCCGACCGTACCGAATCCTATCTCGGGCTACATCCTCCTACTCCCGGAAGCAGAGTTAATCCCCCTGGCCGTCACCGTCGAAGAAGCGATGAAAATGATCTTCTCCGTCGGTCTCTACATGCCAACCCTCACAGTGGATGAGTCAGAGACCTCGGTCATGATGGAAGAAGGATCAGGGTGA
- a CDS encoding dTMP kinase gives MKGHFITFEGGEGSGKTTQLDRLGRDLLKRGYTVVQTREPGGTKIGDAIRQLILHPPGADDSIDPKTELFLYLASRAQHIREIILPALQEGKIVLCDRFTDATIVYQGKGRGLPDKEVARMARYAAQSGSVRGMVLKPDLTLLLDLEVKVGIARVKGRKEINRIDKETFQFHESVRRGYLNLAKRNPRRIHVINTDTKLEAVSEEIREVVDALLS, from the coding sequence TTGAAGGGACATTTTATCACATTTGAAGGGGGGGAAGGGAGCGGAAAAACAACACAACTCGACCGCCTGGGCCGGGATTTGTTGAAGCGGGGTTATACTGTTGTTCAGACACGGGAACCGGGCGGAACGAAGATCGGTGACGCCATCCGACAGCTCATACTTCATCCTCCCGGTGCGGATGACAGTATTGATCCAAAGACGGAACTCTTTCTTTATCTGGCAAGCCGGGCCCAGCATATCCGTGAGATTATCTTACCCGCCCTTCAAGAGGGAAAGATCGTTCTCTGTGATCGCTTTACCGATGCGACCATTGTTTACCAGGGGAAGGGCCGAGGGCTCCCCGATAAAGAGGTGGCCCGCATGGCCCGCTATGCCGCGCAATCAGGAAGTGTCCGAGGAATGGTCTTGAAACCCGATCTGACGCTTCTTCTGGATCTTGAGGTCAAAGTCGGAATCGCACGCGTCAAAGGAAGGAAAGAGATCAATCGAATTGACAAGGAGACCTTTCAATTTCATGAATCGGTGCGCCGGGGATACTTGAATTTGGCAAAGAGGAACCCACGGCGTATTCATGTGATCAATACAGATACGAAGCTGGAAGCGGTGTCTGAAGAGATTCGGGAGGTCGTTGATGCCCTTCTTTCGTGA
- a CDS encoding M20/M25/M40 family metallo-hydrolase: MSLQSLPLSAVRMRCHHRGGTLKFQRRFMIVCLVFLLSFLPGCRNMDTITQNRAETQQTHPDPSLRPRMYRTSTTTVFEATIDLINKLPRWKWVQQEPSSGLILAERRSRLFQFVDDVRIEITRTPSGETAVHAVSQSRIGKWDFGQNARNIRTLLNALDEKTQSTLSRNPVQEGLFTGLSGHLKKHVEHLALGIGERHFAKPEALDLTADYIHSVFTTLRYKPEYETFQIDHPPLLTELRTGSEERHALKGALYKNVVATLQGRLGGRNEEIIVIGAHYDTVAGSPGADDNASGVAVLLEVARLLQGFRLDKTVVFVAFTNEESPFFRTSAMGSAQYVASALRQNKKIIFMVSLEMLGFYTDHPASQTYPPFLRFFYPDRGNFITIAGNLSSRTFVKKMAFLFRNNTDIPLEALALPRFVPGIDFSDQLNFWKKGIPAVMMTDTAFYRNPHYHLSTDLPQTLDYEKMAEVAKGMFFYLLDQGKVIST, from the coding sequence ATGTCCCTTCAATCCTTACCCCTGAGCGCTGTGCGAATGAGGTGCCATCATAGAGGAGGTACCTTGAAATTTCAACGCCGTTTTATGATTGTCTGCCTTGTGTTCCTTCTCTCGTTCCTGCCTGGATGCCGTAATATGGACACGATCACACAAAATCGGGCCGAGACCCAACAAACCCACCCTGATCCCTCTCTCCGGCCCAGAATGTACAGGACCTCTACCACCACGGTTTTTGAGGCTACGATCGATCTGATCAATAAACTCCCCCGATGGAAATGGGTTCAGCAGGAACCGTCATCCGGCCTCATCCTGGCAGAGCGGCGGTCGCGTCTCTTTCAGTTTGTCGATGATGTCCGGATTGAAATAACCCGAACCCCTTCGGGAGAAACGGCGGTCCATGCCGTCTCACAATCCCGGATCGGAAAATGGGATTTCGGGCAGAACGCGCGGAACATCCGAACCCTTCTGAACGCCCTTGATGAGAAGACCCAATCGACCCTCTCACGGAATCCCGTACAGGAAGGTCTTTTCACGGGTCTCTCCGGACACCTCAAAAAACATGTCGAGCACCTCGCTTTGGGAATCGGAGAACGGCATTTTGCCAAACCGGAGGCTCTTGACCTTACGGCCGACTATATTCATTCAGTATTTACAACGCTCCGATACAAACCGGAGTACGAGACCTTCCAGATCGATCACCCCCCCCTGCTCACAGAACTCAGAACCGGTTCTGAAGAGAGGCACGCTCTAAAAGGAGCACTTTATAAAAACGTGGTCGCAACCCTTCAGGGGAGGCTTGGGGGAAGAAATGAAGAGATCATTGTCATCGGGGCCCATTATGACACGGTTGCCGGGAGTCCGGGTGCGGATGATAATGCCAGCGGGGTTGCCGTACTTCTGGAGGTGGCCCGTCTCCTTCAAGGGTTCCGACTTGACAAGACTGTGGTGTTTGTCGCATTTACCAATGAGGAGTCCCCTTTTTTCCGGACCTCCGCAATGGGAAGCGCGCAATATGTCGCATCGGCCCTTCGACAGAATAAAAAAATCATCTTCATGGTCTCTCTGGAGATGCTGGGCTTTTACACAGATCATCCCGCTTCTCAAACCTATCCGCCCTTCTTGAGATTTTTTTATCCCGACCGGGGAAACTTCATCACCATCGCAGGAAATCTTTCTTCCCGCACCTTCGTAAAGAAGATGGCCTTTCTCTTTCGGAACAACACCGATATCCCGCTTGAGGCGCTTGCCCTGCCCCGTTTTGTCCCGGGAATTGACTTTTCCGACCAGTTGAACTTCTGGAAGAAGGGAATCCCGGCCGTCATGATGACCGATACCGCCTTCTATCGGAACCCTCACTACCATCTTTCGACCGACCTCCCCCAGACCCTAGATTATGAAAAAATGGCCGAGGTTGCAAAGGGGATGTTCTTCTATCTATTGGATCAGGGGAAGGTGATTTCAACCTGA
- a CDS encoding choice-of-anchor D domain-containing protein, whose protein sequence is MGDNGTILTSSDGVVWDTPDSRTHKELRGVARGDEMFVAVGNDGTIVRRQDDEGWILSQDSGTDQKLRGVTWSRSQFIAVGNEGTIVTSSDGMVWSVPTCVPLTGDDLNGVTAGKGLVVAVGDNGTILTSPDGMVWTSQGSITEQRFKAVTWGGTQFVAVGDSGAIFTSPDGVVWNSQDSNTALDLEGVTWDGTQFIAIGEAGTILTHLVRAPDIAVIDTVDPVNDLQIHFGNVAIDFTSEKTITIANAGNANLKIDTIASGDPLEGPFRIIDDGCSGTTLAPADTCTLTVEFAPTVAGNLSDSFDVPSNDEDENTVTIDVSGEGVDGPVPDITVTDSAGLVNDLTISFGDIAIGNPQDQTVTITNDGSAELVIGVVTLADPSGPFSISVDGCSGETLQPGGTCELTIRFDPTNTNNFNGTLRILSNDLDEDLVTVNVSGTGLPGGMDVNNPPSAPQLLSPANGQTGLGSDISFRWMEMV, encoded by the coding sequence GTGGGAGATAATGGAACGATTTTGACGAGTTCGGATGGTGTGGTCTGGGATACGCCGGACTCCAGGACCCACAAAGAGCTGCGAGGAGTGGCCCGAGGAGATGAGATGTTTGTCGCCGTGGGAAATGATGGAACGATTGTGAGAAGACAGGATGATGAGGGATGGATATTGTCGCAAGACTCCGGAACCGACCAAAAGTTGAGAGGAGTAACCTGGAGCAGAAGTCAGTTCATCGCCGTGGGGAATGAAGGAACGATAGTGACGAGTTCGGACGGTATGGTTTGGAGTGTGCCGACATGTGTGCCTCTGACAGGTGATGACCTGAACGGAGTGACTGCGGGGAAGGGCCTTGTCGTCGCCGTGGGAGATAATGGAACAATTTTGACGAGCCCGGACGGTATGGTCTGGACATCGCAAGGCTCTATAACCGAGCAAAGGTTTAAAGCAGTGACCTGGGGCGGCACACAGTTTGTCGCCGTGGGGGATTCTGGAGCAATTTTTACGAGCCCGGATGGTGTGGTCTGGAATTCCCAGGACTCAAATACCGCTCTAGATTTAGAGGGAGTGACCTGGGATGGCACACAGTTTATCGCCATCGGCGAAGCGGGAACGATTTTGACACACCTAGTGAGAGCCCCTGATATTGCCGTTATCGACACTGTTGACCCGGTGAATGACCTGCAGATACATTTTGGAAATGTCGCCATAGATTTCACATCCGAAAAGACCATTACAATTGCCAATGCTGGAAATGCCAACCTGAAGATTGACACTATCGCTTCGGGTGACCCGCTTGAGGGTCCTTTCCGTATCATAGATGACGGCTGTTCCGGCACGACCCTTGCCCCGGCGGACACCTGCACCCTGACGGTGGAATTTGCACCGACTGTTGCGGGTAATCTCAGCGACAGCTTCGATGTCCCATCGAATGACGAGGATGAGAATACGGTCACCATCGACGTCAGTGGCGAGGGTGTGGATGGACCGGTGCCTGACATTACGGTCACCGACTCTGCCGGTTTGGTCAATGATCTCACGATTTCATTTGGGGATATCGCTATCGGTAATCCACAGGACCAGACGGTTACGATTACCAATGACGGCAGTGCGGAACTTGTCATTGGTGTGGTTACTTTGGCTGACCCGTCTGGCCCATTCAGTATCTCAGTTGACGGCTGTTCCGGGGAGACCCTTCAACCTGGAGGGACCTGTGAACTAACGATAAGGTTTGACCCAACGAATACGAATAATTTCAACGGTACCCTCCGGATCCTGTCGAATGACCTGGATGAAGATCTTGTCACCGTCAATGTAAGTGGGACCGGTCTTCCCGGGGGAATGGATGTGAACAATCCGCCGTCCGCGCCGCAACTCCTCTCCCCAGCCAACGGGCAGACCGGATTGGGGAGCGACATCTCTTTCCGCTGGATGGAGATGGTGTAA
- the holB gene encoding DNA polymerase III subunit delta' yields MPFFRDIIGQDQGLRILRAFLERDQYPSALLFSGGEGIGKRTAAHAFAQALFCRAFQKAQKTDGVEKNPQENSRQTAIEPCGECLSCRKMMDKNHPDFSVIEPDGNTIKVDQIRAMEEKIIFKPLGSPRKVILIDPADKMNASAANSLLKTLEEPPSHAMIILIASRPASLPETVLSRCQKVFFYPLSLARLQAILMEKKGWTAEEALLVTALSDGRLREALSIELETAKALEAERYALVSEEVLIHHETLFEVAVAFSHDKEILEKALSYLMEWFRDVLVVHSLQSSGEGSASQFVHAWRQEALSRWAGRMSPEAVWTFLDDIYKIQMAQNRNLNRTLSLETLLLRLREKVIATPLIPR; encoded by the coding sequence ATGCCCTTCTTTCGTGATATCATCGGACAGGATCAGGGGCTGAGAATCCTCCGGGCATTTCTTGAACGGGATCAATACCCCTCCGCGCTCTTGTTTTCCGGGGGAGAAGGGATCGGTAAAAGGACGGCGGCCCATGCCTTTGCACAGGCCCTGTTTTGCCGCGCGTTCCAAAAGGCCCAAAAGACCGATGGAGTGGAAAAGAACCCCCAGGAGAATTCGCGGCAGACTGCTATTGAACCCTGCGGGGAATGTCTCTCCTGCAGGAAGATGATGGACAAGAACCATCCCGACTTCTCCGTCATCGAACCAGATGGCAATACGATCAAGGTGGATCAGATTAGAGCAATGGAAGAAAAGATTATTTTTAAACCCTTAGGGAGTCCTCGAAAGGTCATCCTGATTGATCCGGCGGATAAGATGAATGCATCCGCTGCCAACAGTCTCCTCAAAACTTTGGAAGAGCCACCGTCTCATGCCATGATTATTCTTATCGCCTCTCGGCCGGCCTCCCTCCCGGAGACGGTCCTTTCTCGTTGTCAAAAGGTCTTTTTTTATCCCTTGTCTCTGGCCCGGCTCCAGGCGATTCTCATGGAGAAAAAGGGATGGACCGCAGAAGAAGCTCTACTGGTTACCGCGCTTTCCGATGGCAGGCTTAGAGAAGCCCTTTCGATCGAGCTTGAAACTGCGAAGGCGTTGGAGGCGGAGCGCTATGCCCTGGTCTCGGAAGAGGTCTTGATCCATCATGAAACCCTTTTTGAAGTGGCGGTCGCGTTTTCCCACGACAAAGAGATTCTTGAAAAGGCCCTCTCTTATCTCATGGAATGGTTTCGGGATGTGCTTGTGGTCCATTCTCTTCAAAGTTCTGGAGAAGGTAGTGCTTCCCAGTTTGTGCACGCGTGGCGACAGGAGGCCTTGAGCCGATGGGCAGGGAGGATGAGTCCGGAAGCGGTCTGGACATTTTTAGACGATATTTACAAGATACAAATGGCACAAAATCGAAATCTCAACAGAACGCTTTCTCTGGAGACCCTCTTGTTGCGCTTGAGAGAGAAGGTCATCGCCACGCCGCTGATTCCGAGGTAG
- the glmU gene encoding bifunctional UDP-N-acetylglucosamine diphosphorylase/glucosamine-1-phosphate N-acetyltransferase GlmU, with protein sequence MKEKGAIILAAGQGKRMKSKQAKVLHLLAGLPLVSYPLELVRRARLKTVFVIVGHQADAVTKALSGSPVTTILQDPPLGTGHAVLQTEKALKNFSGSLLILNGDTPLLRDKTLRRLWALHQKKNAALTFLTTKLENPHGYGRILRNQDGSIKKIVEEKDATPEERAVREINTGVYIIEKSFLFTALEKVRPDNRQKEYYLTDVVHIAAQEGKRLIGLEADPGEVIGINSRADLASAEEILRKRIIEDWMAKGVTLVDPNRIQIDAAVKIGRDSILHPDVSLEGTTILGEGSEIYSSRIKDSRIGKGVLIKDFCVIEESRIESGCIIGPFAHLRPGTVIRKGAKVGNFVEIKKSDLGVGSKANHLSYIGDAMIGKGVNIGAGTITCNYDGRKKEKTIIEDGVFIGSNSQLVAPVRIGARSLIAAGATITEDVPPDTLAISRTRQENKKGWVKKKRLRAKR encoded by the coding sequence GTGAAAGAAAAAGGGGCAATTATCCTAGCGGCCGGCCAGGGGAAACGAATGAAATCGAAACAGGCCAAAGTTCTCCATCTATTGGCAGGCTTACCACTGGTGTCCTATCCCCTCGAACTGGTCCGTCGAGCCAGGCTTAAAACAGTCTTCGTGATCGTCGGCCATCAGGCCGACGCGGTCACAAAGGCCCTCTCCGGAAGTCCGGTGACGACCATCCTGCAAGATCCCCCGCTCGGCACAGGCCATGCCGTCCTTCAGACGGAAAAAGCCTTGAAAAATTTCAGCGGCAGCCTCCTGATATTAAATGGGGATACCCCCCTGCTTCGCGATAAAACGTTACGCCGCCTTTGGGCGCTTCACCAAAAAAAAAATGCCGCCCTTACCTTTTTAACCACAAAGCTTGAAAATCCACACGGCTATGGGCGCATCCTCAGAAATCAAGACGGCAGCATCAAGAAAATCGTCGAAGAGAAGGACGCGACCCCGGAGGAACGGGCGGTGCGGGAGATTAACACCGGCGTTTATATTATTGAAAAATCCTTTCTCTTTACGGCCCTCGAAAAGGTACGTCCCGACAACCGGCAGAAAGAATACTATCTGACCGATGTCGTCCACATCGCGGCCCAGGAGGGAAAACGACTCATTGGCTTAGAGGCCGATCCCGGGGAGGTCATTGGAATCAACAGCCGGGCCGATCTGGCCTCGGCCGAAGAGATTCTTCGGAAACGAATCATTGAGGATTGGATGGCCAAAGGCGTCACTCTGGTTGATCCAAACCGAATTCAGATCGATGCCGCCGTTAAAATCGGTCGGGACTCCATCCTTCATCCAGATGTTTCACTCGAAGGAACGACGATACTCGGTGAAGGATCTGAGATCTACTCCTCCCGAATCAAAGACAGCCGGATTGGAAAAGGGGTCCTCATTAAGGACTTCTGCGTCATTGAAGAATCCAGGATCGAGTCGGGGTGCATCATTGGTCCCTTCGCCCACCTTCGGCCCGGAACCGTGATCCGAAAAGGGGCCAAGGTAGGAAATTTCGTTGAAATCAAGAAAAGCGATCTGGGCGTGGGGTCAAAGGCGAATCATCTGAGTTACATCGGGGATGCAATGATCGGAAAAGGAGTCAATATCGGCGCAGGAACGATTACATGCAACTATGACGGCCGGAAAAAGGAAAAAACGATCATTGAAGATGGCGTCTTTATCGGGAGCAATAGTCAATTGGTCGCACCGGTTCGCATCGGGGCAAGGTCTTTAATCGCGGCCGGAGCGACCATTACAGAAGACGTCCCGCCCGACACCCTAGCCATCTCCCGAACCCGGCAAGAAAACAAAAAAGGATGGGTTAAAAAGAAGAGGTTACGCGCGAAGCGCTAA
- a CDS encoding inorganic pyrophosphatase has translation MNVPPPFYRWRPHPWHGLEIGPDPPQVVHAYIEMTPFDLVKYEIDKKTGYLRVDRPQRSSSHPPSLYGFVPGTFCGKAVGALMEGSKKGDGDPLDICVFSERPITRSEVILNARVIGGLPMLDEGEADDKIIAVLANDNLWSEIKTIEEFPEILVERLRHYFTTYKLIPGEETRVSIGPAYGRGHAEIVIRAAIQDYEDEFGGNS, from the coding sequence ATGAATGTTCCACCCCCATTTTACCGCTGGCGTCCTCATCCTTGGCACGGACTAGAGATAGGGCCTGATCCGCCCCAAGTTGTTCATGCCTACATTGAGATGACGCCATTTGACCTGGTAAAGTACGAAATCGATAAGAAAACAGGCTATCTTCGGGTCGATCGCCCGCAGCGCTCATCATCACATCCCCCCTCACTCTATGGTTTTGTCCCAGGGACTTTTTGCGGTAAAGCTGTTGGGGCCCTGATGGAAGGTTCAAAAAAGGGAGATGGCGACCCCCTGGATATCTGTGTCTTCAGCGAAAGGCCTATTACAAGATCGGAAGTGATCTTGAATGCACGCGTGATTGGCGGTCTTCCGATGCTTGATGAAGGCGAAGCAGACGACAAGATCATTGCGGTACTGGCAAATGACAACCTCTGGAGTGAGATCAAGACTATTGAAGAGTTCCCGGAGATCCTCGTTGAGCGCTTAAGGCATTATTTTACGACCTATAAGCTCATTCCGGGTGAAGAAACCAGGGTGTCCATCGGGCCCGCCTACGGCAGAGGACATGCCGAAATTGTCATCCGAGCCGCAATCCAGGACTACGAGGACGAATTCGGAGGCAACTCGTGA
- a CDS encoding amidohydrolase translates to MHVHPGTKEYLVDSGGKYLSDALNYFHKQDAIVSMDEMVATYRRLDMLAVLLAWDAETNTGLPAVTNDYVAGMVKQYPDVFIGFASVDPWKGKMAIQELERAVKVLGLRGLKCHPISQAFHPNDRRFYPLWETCASLKIPLLLHTGTTGVGAGVPGGNGLKLKYARPIPGIDDIAADFPDLTIIGAHPSWPWQEEMLAIAVHKMNVYIDLSGWSPKYFPPSLIQYANTLLQDRVLFGSDYPFLTPERWISDFEKAGFKPHVRKKILLTNAKRLLGI, encoded by the coding sequence ATGCATGTTCACCCCGGTACGAAGGAATACCTGGTCGATTCCGGCGGGAAATATCTGTCCGACGCGCTGAATTATTTTCATAAGCAGGATGCGATCGTCAGCATGGACGAAATGGTCGCAACCTACCGCCGACTTGATATGTTGGCAGTCCTGCTTGCGTGGGATGCGGAGACAAACACCGGTCTCCCGGCCGTCACAAATGACTATGTCGCCGGCATGGTCAAACAGTATCCCGATGTCTTTATCGGCTTTGCGAGCGTCGATCCCTGGAAAGGAAAGATGGCGATCCAGGAACTGGAACGGGCGGTCAAGGTTCTCGGACTCCGGGGACTCAAATGCCACCCGATCTCGCAGGCCTTCCATCCAAATGACCGGCGGTTTTATCCGCTGTGGGAGACCTGTGCGTCTCTGAAAATTCCTCTCCTGCTCCATACCGGAACAACAGGCGTCGGCGCGGGCGTACCGGGCGGAAACGGCCTGAAACTTAAATACGCCAGGCCGATTCCAGGGATCGATGATATCGCCGCCGACTTCCCCGATCTAACCATTATCGGCGCACATCCCTCATGGCCCTGGCAGGAAGAAATGCTCGCCATCGCCGTTCACAAGATGAATGTCTATATCGACCTCTCAGGATGGTCCCCGAAATATTTTCCACCCTCCCTCATTCAATATGCAAACACCCTGTTACAGGACCGGGTCCTTTTCGGTTCAGACTACCCCTTCCTCACTCCTGAGCGCTGGATCTCAGACTTTGAAAAGGCTGGATTCAAACCTCACGTCCGGAAAAAAATCCTCCTGACCAATGCAAAACGCCTGCTCGGCATCTAG
- the glmS gene encoding glutamine--fructose-6-phosphate transaminase (isomerizing): MCGIIGYIGNRNVLSILMDGLKRLEYRGYDSAGIAYFSDGKLEVRRSAGKLSSLEAILPLQEPKGSTGIGHTRWATHGRPTEENAHPHSAGTMSIVHNGIIENHISLKKDLQAKGHTFISDTDTEVITRLINQLCQEGLPIEEALQHTIDKIRGSFAICLLSEKEPDRLIAVRSGCPLVLGAGEKESFVASDIPAFLSHTREIIFMEDGEIAILSPEGIEIHDLKGKKIVKPSQQISWDPVMAEKGGYRHFMQKEIYEQPRAITDTIRGRIDHESGNTILGDPDWDHSKGLNCRRAVLVGCGTSWHAALVGKFLLEGIAKLPVEVDIASEFRYRDPHLSPDDWVIGISQSGETADTLAAMKEARNKKAPTLSICNVVGSSISRETDSVFYTHAGPEISVASTKAFTTQLTALTLLAINLGRRRGVLSEEEGKRLIHHLVLLPKQIESILQRENKIKEIANRYFRHRDFLFLGRSILYPVALEGALKLKEVSYIHAEGYPAGEMKHGPIALIDEEMPVVIMAPKDHVYEKTVSNIMEVKARGGIIIALVEEEDHDLAEIADEVIPLPKTLPCLSPILSTVPLQLLAYHIAVHRGSDVDQPRNLAKSVTVE; the protein is encoded by the coding sequence ATGTGCGGTATCATTGGATATATCGGCAACAGAAATGTTCTCTCCATTTTGATGGACGGCCTCAAAAGGCTCGAATACAGAGGATATGATTCCGCCGGGATCGCCTACTTTTCAGACGGAAAGTTGGAGGTAAGGCGTTCGGCGGGAAAATTGTCATCTCTGGAAGCCATCCTCCCCCTTCAAGAGCCTAAGGGATCCACTGGAATCGGTCATACGCGCTGGGCCACTCATGGGAGACCGACGGAGGAAAATGCCCATCCGCATTCAGCCGGGACCATGTCCATCGTTCATAATGGAATCATCGAAAATCATATCTCACTCAAAAAAGACCTCCAGGCAAAAGGGCATACCTTTATCTCAGATACAGACACAGAGGTCATTACACGTCTCATCAACCAGCTCTGCCAGGAGGGCCTCCCGATCGAAGAAGCCTTGCAACATACCATTGATAAAATTCGCGGCAGTTTTGCCATCTGTCTCCTCTCGGAAAAAGAACCGGACCGATTGATTGCGGTCCGTTCGGGTTGCCCTCTCGTTCTCGGCGCGGGAGAAAAAGAGTCTTTTGTCGCATCAGATATTCCGGCCTTTTTGTCGCATACCCGCGAGATCATTTTCATGGAGGATGGAGAGATCGCAATACTGAGTCCTGAGGGCATTGAGATTCATGATCTCAAGGGAAAAAAGATCGTGAAACCTTCTCAGCAGATTTCCTGGGACCCGGTCATGGCCGAAAAAGGGGGCTACCGGCACTTCATGCAGAAGGAGATCTATGAACAACCACGCGCAATCACGGATACCATCCGGGGACGGATAGACCATGAATCCGGAAATACCATTCTCGGCGATCCGGATTGGGACCACAGCAAAGGCCTGAATTGCCGCAGAGCGGTTCTCGTCGGCTGCGGAACCTCCTGGCACGCCGCTCTGGTGGGCAAGTTTCTCCTTGAGGGAATTGCCAAGCTCCCCGTTGAAGTTGATATTGCCTCAGAGTTTCGCTATCGCGATCCGCATCTCTCTCCGGACGACTGGGTGATCGGGATTTCGCAATCCGGCGAAACGGCCGACACCTTGGCTGCAATGAAGGAGGCACGGAACAAAAAAGCGCCCACCCTCTCGATCTGTAACGTGGTCGGAAGCAGCATCAGCCGGGAGACCGATTCTGTCTTTTACACCCACGCCGGACCGGAGATCTCGGTCGCGTCGACCAAGGCCTTTACCACACAACTCACGGCCCTGACCCTCCTCGCCATCAATCTCGGGAGAAGAAGAGGGGTTCTCTCAGAGGAAGAAGGAAAACGATTGATTCACCACCTGGTCCTCCTTCCAAAGCAGATCGAATCCATCCTGCAACGGGAAAATAAAATCAAAGAGATCGCAAACCGATATTTCCGCCATCGGGACTTCCTCTTCCTCGGTCGCAGTATTCTTTATCCGGTCGCGCTGGAGGGGGCACTGAAACTGAAGGAGGTCTCCTATATTCACGCCGAAGGATATCCGGCGGGAGAGATGAAACATGGTCCCATCGCCCTCATCGATGAGGAGATGCCGGTCGTCATCATGGCTCCGAAAGATCATGTTTATGAAAAAACCGTCTCCAATATCATGGAGGTGAAGGCGCGCGGTGGGATCATCATCGCCCTGGTCGAAGAAGAAGACCATGACCTGGCAGAGATTGCAGATGAGGTCATCCCTCTCCCGAAGACGCTGCCCTGTCTCTCCCCCATCCTGTCCACCGTACCGCTCCAACTTCTGGCCTACCATATTGCCGTACACCGGGGCAGCGATGTGGATCAGCCCCGAAACCTGGCGAAAAGCGTCACTGTAGAGTAA